A part of Aspergillus flavus chromosome 5, complete sequence genomic DNA contains:
- a CDS encoding mitochondrial 54S ribosomal protein mL43 (mitochondrial 54S ribosomal protein MRPL51), whose translation MPVQGIRAVTTARNGVGAFILPCKRLDFHYCDWAGSSRGMVAFLKNTLPSFAKANPQIEIRVSPRPHKHPVIKSHYINGREKAVCVRNLEPEQIFQKANLLKEASGEKLKRTKKPVTSINESVRGIWSPYHGDLKSV comes from the exons AACGGCGTGGGTGCCTTTATTTTACCATGCAAGCGTTTGGACTTTCACTACTGTGACTGGGCTGGAAGTTCCCGTGGAATGGT AGCTTTCCTGAAGAACACTCTTCCCTCCTTCGCCAAAGCCAACCCTCAGATTGAAATCCGCGTATCGCCACGACCACACAAGCACCCCGTAATCAAAAGCCACTACATCAACGGACGTGAGAAGGCAGTCTGTGTTCGCAACCTCGAGCCCGAACAGATCTTCCAGAAAGCAAACTTGCTCAAGGAGGCTAGCGGCGAGAAATTGAAGCGTACCAAGAAGCCCGTCACAAGTATCAACGAGAGTGTCAGAGGCATCTGGTCCCCGTATCACGGAGACCTCAAGTCTGTCTAA
- a CDS encoding RING finger domain protein, giving the protein MNDDSGVQFVAARPRKRSHQQMSRTSHSPNRRFYSQNGEPSSSRAPTNQLPPMRYAGDGLDMRRPVVSASPQTDEVIDLTNEPDSPPQQRDRSARATSRRPRQPRFGRDIMADVVDLEDEPDNTIDLDSPSSPEVQFVGASVRPQLPRPSPPRPRGFDFGSGLVRFLRLDDPRVQHLSGRGLFSRDPGWRTRGPRRPPQDVETFWIGERSGGAVDLTINLDMDGPLSMDYQIQGFSPDRGSRPTYKPPSPPPEGFTRKLEDEVVCCPNCDVELGTGDEIQQQIWVVKQCGHVYCGQCATHRSKSNAKKASQPVKPFSKCQVDDCGKAVSAPKSMFQIYL; this is encoded by the exons ATGAACGACGACTCAGGTGTGCAGTTTGTAGCTGCACGGCCGAGAAAG CGTAGCCACCAACAAATGTCCCGAACGTCTCATTCACCCAATCGCCGTTTCTATTCACAAAATGGAGAGCCCTCGTCCTCCAGAGCTCCGACCAACCAGTTGCCACCCATGAGGTACGCTGGGGACGGTCTCGACATGAGGAGACCTGTCGTCTCGGCTTCCCCTCAGACAGATGAAGTGATCGATTTGACAAATGAACCGGACTCGCCTCCACAACAGCGAGATAGGAGCGCCCGAGCAACATCGCGGCGCCCTAGACAGCCCCGCTTTGGAAGGGATATCATGGCAGACGTCGTGGATCTAGAAGATGAACCGGATAATACAATTGATCTCGACTCTCCTAGCAGTCCAGAAGTCCAATTCGTGGGCGCCAGCGTTCGACCCCAGCTACCTCGACCATCGCCACCACGGCCCAGAGGCTTTGATTTCGGCTCCGGGCTTGTACGGTTCCTACGGTTAGATGATCCCCGGGTTCAACATTTATCTGGTAGAGGGCTATTTTCTAGGGATCCTGGATGGAGAACCAGGGGGCCCCGTCGCCCGCCACAAGATGTGGAGACATTTTGGATCGGAGAGAGATCAGGTGGAGCAGTTGATCTGACAATCAACTTGGATATGGACGGTCCGCTGTCAATGGATTATCAGATTCAAGGGTTTTCACCGGATCGGGGGTCACGGCCAACGTACAAGCCACCTAGCCCGCCGCCGGAAGGGTTTACAAGGAAACTTGAAGACGAGGTCGTGTGTTGTCCGAATTGTGATGTAGAACTCGGTACGGGTGATGAGATTCAACAACAGATTTGGGTGGTAAAACAATGCGGACAT GTTTATTGCGGGCAGTGTGCCACCCATAGATCCAAATCGAACGCTAAGAAGGCATCGCAGCCTGTGAAGCCGTTTTCTAAATGTCAAGTGGACGATTGCGGGAAGGCTGTCAGCGCACCAAAATCCATGTTTCAGATCTATCTCTGA
- a CDS encoding putative cell cycle control protein: protein MLCAISGEAPQVPVVSPKSGSVFEKRLIEAYIAENGKDPVNGEELSTDDLIEVKSQRVVRPRPPTLTSIPSLLNVFQEEWDALALETYTLRQTLAQTRQELSTALYQNDAAVRVIARLTKERDEARDALSKVSVGATRAAGGEAMQVDSNGLPDAVLSRVESTQAALSKTRRKRAVPEGWATSDAISTYKPAQSTEPLYPGGKALSVNASGELALVGGADGVVGVFSLSQKQVVQSLQANGPVTDAIWAGDKAVVASSTGSVKVFENGNEVADFSSHAGAATALALHPTGDIVASVGADKSYVLYDLTTNSVITQIFSDASLLSVKFHPDGHLIAAGGVDGQIKIFDVKNGSPAANFALSGPVKCLFFSENGTFMAAVAESSTVVSIWDLRSASEVKALETGNQIDSISWDYTGQFLLTGGPSGLTVQQYTKSTKSWSEPLRSAVPAAAVSWGVAAQSIVALNRDGGITVLGAQ, encoded by the exons ATGCTGTGTGCAA TCTCGGGAGAGGCACCACAAGTGCCCGTCGTCTCGCCCAAGAGCG GCAGCGTGTTTGAGAAGCGCCTCATCGAGGCATATATCgccgaaaatggaaaagaccCCGTGAACGGAGAGGAGCTCTCTACCGATGACCTTATCGAGGTCAAGTCCCAGCGCGTTGTTCGACCTCGTCCCCCTACACTCACCTCGATTCCTTCCCTACTCAATGTGTTCCAAGAGGAATGGGACGCCCTTGCCCTGGAGACATACACACTGCGACAGACATTGGCACAAACGCGCCAGGAGCTGAGTACGGCTCTCTACCAGAACGATGCGGCAGTCCGCGTGATCGCGCGCTTGACCAAAGAGCGAGATGAAGCCCGTGATGCGCTCTCTAAAGTATCCGTCGGCGCTACACGCGCTGCTGGTGGTGAAGCAATGCAGGTTGATTCAAATGGACTGCCTGATGCAGTTTTGTCACGTGTTGAAAGTACACAAGCAGC GCTCTCGAAGACTCGCCGTAAGCGCGCTGTTCCGGAAGGCTGGGCGACCAGCGATGCTATCTCCACATATAAACCCGCCCAAAGCACCGAGCCCCTCTACCCTGGTGGCAAGGCACTGTCTGTTAACGCTTCCGGAGAGCTTGCCCTTGTTGGGGGCGCTGACGGCGTTGTTGGTGTCTTCTCGCTATCTCAGAAGCAAGTCGTTCAGAGCTTGCAAGCAAATGGTCCGGTTACCGATGCTATCTGGGCAGGTGATAAGGCCGTCGTTGCTTCATCTACCGGCTCAGTGAAGGTTTTTGAGAATGGCAATGAAGTTGCTGACTTCAGCTCTCATGCTGGCGCAGCCACTGCGCTCGCCCTGCACCCTACTGGCGACATTGTCGCATCCGTTGGCGCTGACAAGAGTTACGTGCTTTACGACTTGACGACCAACTCCGTGATTACCCAGATCTTCAGTGACGCAT ctcttctttctgtgaAGTTCCATCCCGATGGTCATCTTATTGCTGCGGGTGGCGTTGATGGACAGATCAAGATTTTCGATGTCAAGAACGGCTCGCCTGCCGCTAACTTCGCTCTATCTGGACCCGTCAagtgcttgttcttctctgAGAACGGCACATTCATGGCCGCAGTCGCCGAGAGCTCTACAGTTGTTTCTATCTGGGATCTCCGCAGTGCATCAGAAGTCAAAGCTCTGGAAACTGGCAACCAGATTGATTCTATCAGCTGGGATTACACCGGACAATTCCTACTTACCGGCGGACCTAGCGGGTTGACCGTCCAGCAGTACACCAAGTCAACTAAGTCATGGTCGGAACCTCTGCGAAGCGCTGTGCCTGCAGCGGCCGTGTCATGGGGTGTTGCAGCTCAAAGTATTGTGGCTTTGAACCGTGACGGTGGAATCACAGTGTTGGGGGCACAGTAA
- a CDS encoding uncharacterized protein (domain of unknown function-domain containing protein) — MSFKSKNLEYEAKEPAFLQRLRNQYGDTSGRLERPIARPRKLKDADDDDEPTYVDEESNEVISKEEYEALVRDSNKEAEDTGKGEPDQEQPTSQDKGEDKASTAQEVPISKQNMAEIGGPKKRKQAKVIGEEEPSAEKEETLPRDPGSRKPKQKKKKIKLSFDEE; from the exons ATGTCCTTCAAGTCAAAGAACCTCGAATATG AGGCGAAAGAACCAGCATTCTTGCAACGACTTCGAAACCAATACGGAGATACCTCCGGTCGCCTTGAGCGCCCAATTGCTCGACCCCGAAAACTAAAAGatgccgacgatgatgatgaaccTACTTATGTTGACGAAGAGAGCAACGAAGTAATAtccaaagaagaatatgaagCTCTCGTTCGCGACAGCAATAAGGAAGCCGAGGACACAGGAAAAGGAGAACCAGACCAGGAACAACCCACATCACAAGATAAAGGAGAGGATAAGGCAAGTACTGCGCAAGAAGTGCCCATATCAAAACAGAACATGGCAGAGATAGGAGGACCTAAGAAGCGAAAGCAGGCGAAGGTTattggcgaagaagagccttcagcagagaaagaagaaacactGCCGAGAGACCCTGGATCTCGGAAAcccaagcaaaagaagaagaaaatcaagctCTCGTTTGACGAGGAATGA
- a CDS encoding P-loop containing nucleoside triphosphate hydrolase protein, giving the protein MPVVNVEDLVRLQRKPDDIRNICILAHVDHGKTSLTDSLIATNGIISPKLAGKIRYLDSRPDEQLRGITMESSAISLFFSMMRRPAPDAAPVAKEYLINLIDSPGHIDFSSEVSTASRLCDGAIVLVDAVEGVCSQTVTVLRQSWVEQLKPILVINKIDRLVTELKMSPSEAYSHMSKLLEQVNAVIGSFYQGERMEEDLQWRERMEERANAAAEKDRTKKQTQDDESTQGGADTADYVERDDEDLYFAPEKNNVIFCSAVDGWAFTVRQFAAIYEKKLGIKRAILEKVLWGDYYLDPKTKRVLGQKHLKGRALKPMFVQLVLDSIWAAYEATTGGGKGKGDPALLEKITKSLNITIPAYILRSRDPRNIMTTLFSMWLPLSTAVLVSVIEYLPSPPAAQEARLPALIEESPGADFVDPKVKDAMIKFKTGSDEPVVAYVSKMAAIPESELSSSKKRSGATMSADEAREIARKKREEIAKMQAEANGEQQDDGYARITSAFETVTIDDNDQAPEEEKDDPEHLIGFARLYSGTLSVGDSIYVLAPKFSPETPNATPVPQKVTVTDLYLLMGRSLEPLKSVPAGVVFGIGGLAGHVLKTGTLCSQLEGSINLAGVSLNAPPIVRVALEPANPADLGKMVTGLRLLEQSDPCAQYDVLPNGEHVILTAGELHLERCLKDLRERFAKCDIQTGQTIVPYRETIVSVPEMAAPKNPDLGRGGVLTVSASKQLSIRLRVVPLPEAVTEYFTKQVGTIKRLQSQRHAAADDKATNGTPDSTQQVETSDATDEAREGSVLSLKDFREELNKIFDEEVKEDKELWKDVVDRITAFGPRRVGPNILVDATAVNTCEKFLLEDPKQQPTVNTETSSREALIVRDFCDKITYAFQLATGQGPLCQEPMQGTAVFLEEITVNATEEELDLGRLTGEAIRLVRESISQGFLDWSPRIMLAMYSCEIQASTEVLGRVYGVITRRRGRILSETMKEGTPFFTILALLPVAESFGFAEEIRKRTSGAAQPQLIFAGFEALDEDPFWVPATEEELEDLGELADRENVAKRYMDAVRSRKGLVVQGRKLIDAEKQKTLKK; this is encoded by the exons ATGCCCGTCGTAAATGTCGAGGATCTAGTCCGTCTTCAACGGAAACCCGATGACATACGGAAT atATGTATCCTAGCTCACGTT GATCATGGCAAAACATCTCTGACCGATAGCCTTATCGCCACTAATGGAATCATCTCACCCAAGCTGGCGGGCAAGATCCGCTATCTGGATTCTCGTCCAGATGAACAGCTCCGAGGTATTACCATGGAGTCGTCGGCGatctctttattcttttcgATGATGCGTCGTCCTGCCCCCGACGCTGCTCCAGTAGCCAAAGAGTACTTGATCAATCTTATCGACTCCCCGGGGCATATCGATTTTAGCAGCGAGGTCTCAACAGCTTCTCGTCTGTGTGATGGGGCTATTGTCTTAGTCGATGCTGTAGAGGGTGTATGCAGTCAGACAGTCACTGTCCTGCGTCAAAGCTGGGTTGAGCAGCTGAAACCCATCCTGGTCATTAATAAGATCGACAGACTTGTTACTGAATTAAAGATGAGCCCAAGCGAGGCTTATTCGCATATGAGCAAACTGTTAGAGCAGGTCAATGCAGTCATCGGTAGCTTCTACCAAGGTGAGCGAATGGAGGAGGATCTCCAGTGGCGAGAGCGCATGGAAGAACGCGCCAATGCGGCGGCAGAGAAAGATCGTACCAAGAAGCAAACGCAAGATGATGAATCTACACAGGGCGGTGCGGACACTGCTGATTATGTAGAGCGAGACGATGAGGACCTTTACTTTGCCCCTGAGAAGAATAATGTCATCTTTTGCAGTGCTGTGGACGGATGGGCCTTCACCGTCCGCCAATTCGCCGCTATTTACGAAAAGAAGCTCGGGATCAAGCGTGCAATTCTTGAAAAAGTCCTCTGGGGAGACTACTACTTGGACCCCAAGACAAAACGAGTTCTGGGTCAGAAGCATCTTAAAGGACGAGCTTTGAAGCCGATGTTCGTTCAGTTAGTTTTGGACAGCATCTGGGCTGCATACGAAGCTACAACAGGTGGAGGTAAAGGAAAAGG TGACCCTGCTCTATTGGAGAAAATCACAAAGTCTCTGAATATCACGATTCCGGCTTACATTCTACGATCTCGGGACCCCAGGAATATAATGACAACACTATTCTCTATGTGGCTTCCTCTTTCAACTGCAGTCCTCGTATCTGTTATTGAATATCTTCCTAGTCCCCCAGCTGCCCAAGAAGCCCGGTTACCCGCTTTGATTGAGGAGTCGCCTGGTGCGGACTTTGTGGATCCTAAAGTGAAAGACGCGATGATCAAATTCAAGACGGGCTCAGATGAACCTGTGGTGGCATATGTCAGCAAGATGGCTGCCATTCCGGAAAGTGAACTGTCATCAAGCAAGAAAAGGTCCGGCGCGACTATGTCGGCGGATGAAGCCCGAGAGATTGCTcggaaaaagagagaagaaatagCCAAAATGCAAGCGGAGGCCAATGGTGAACAGCAGGACGACGGCTATGCACGGATCACTTCTGCCTTTGAAACTGTTACTATAGACGACAATGACCAAGCGccagaagaggagaaggacgaTCCGGAGCACCTGATTGGGTTTGCACGGCTATATTCAGGAACCCTTTCAGTGGGCGATTCTATCTACGTCCTCGCACCGAAGTTCTCACCGGAAACCCCGAACGCTACTCCCGTACCACAGAAGGTAACGGTCACAGACCTGTATCTTCTTATGGGACGAAGTCTCGAGCCGCTTAAGTCTGTCCCCGCCGGTGTTGTTTTTGGCATCGGAGGTCTTGCAGGCCATGTGTTGAAGACTGGAACTTTGTGCTCACAGCTCGAGGGAAGCATTAACTTGGCTGGTGTTTCCCTCAATGCCCCACCTATCGTAAGAGTCGCTCTTGAACCAGCCAACCCTGCCGACCTTGGCAAGATGGTCACCGGTCTGCGACTGCTCGAACAAAGCGACCCTTGTGCGCAGTATGATGTGCTCCCCAACGGTGAACACGTCATCCTGACAGCTGGTGAACTGCATCTCGAGCGTTGCTTAAAGGACCTTCGCGAACGTTTCGCCAAATGCGACATTCAGACCGGCCAAACAATCGTACCATACCGCGAAACCATCGTCAGTGTACCGGAAATGGCTGCACCTAAGAATCCAGATTTAGGACGGGGAGGTGTTCTGACGGTTTCAGCATCAAAGCAGTTGTCTATCCGGCTACGCGTTGTGCCTCTACCTGAAGCAGTGACTGAGTACTTCACTAAGCAAGTCGGAACTATCAAACGACTACAATCTCAGCGGCACGCAGCAGCGGATGACAAGGCAACTAACGGAACACCGGATAGCACTCAACAGGTAGAGACCAGTGATGCAACAGATGAAGCCCGCGAAGGAAGTGTACTTTCTCTCAAGGACTTCAGGGAAGAATTGAACAAGATCTTCGATGAAGAAGTGAAAGAGGACAAGGAACTGTGGAAGGACGTCGTGGACAGAATCACGGCGTTCGGCCCAAGACGAGTGGGACCCAACATCTTAGTCGACGCCACCGCAGTGAACACTTGCGAGAAATT CTTGCTTGAAGATCCCAAACAACAGCCCACCGTCAACACAGAAACCAGCAGCCGCGAAGCACTGATCGTGCGTGACTTCTGCGACAAGATCACGTATGCCTTCCAACTAGCAACCGGCCAAGGCCCTCTCTGTCAAGAGCCCATGCAAGGAACAGCCGTCTTCCTAGAAGAGATAACCGTCAatgccaccgaagaagaacTTGATCTCGGTCGCCTGACAGGCGAGGCAATCAGATTAGTCCGTGAGAGCATCTCCCAGGGATTCCTCGACTGGAGTCCCCGGATCATGCTCGCAATGTACAGTTGCGAGATTCAAGCATCTA CCGAAGTCCTCGGTCGTGTCTATGGTGTAATAACCCGACGCCGCGGCCGCATCCTCTCAGAGACCATGAAAGAAGGAACACCCTTCTTCACAATCCTGGCACTGCTCCCCGTTGCCGAATCTTTCGGATTCGCCGAGGAAATCCGTAAGCGTACCTCCGGTGCAGCGCAACCACAGCTTATCTTCGCCGGTTTCGAGGCTCTCGACGAAGACCCCTTCTGGGTTCCGGCTACCGAGGAAGAGTTGGAGGATCTGGGCGAGTTAGCCGATAGGGAGAACGTGGCCAAGCGGTATATGGATGCTGTGAGAAGTCGAAAGGGACTGGTGGTCCAGGGAAGGAAGTTGATTGATgcggagaagcagaagacgCTGAAGAAATAA
- a CDS encoding exoribonuclease complex, subunit ski4 (exosome complex subunit Csl4) produces the protein MASTLPALAIPGQRLGPVTSYSAGPGTHVQQSNVYASIAGPVVVEPAHPGSKGKATLSVSRSIRAPGTGNASKPVTTAPGAKPAATSATPKPKVKYNTLPAVDSVVLARVTRVQKRQATVSILVVLDESGSTQGVTPSQTTSDNDNIEAILSSAANPENHSSSDELRFQALIRKEDVRAVEKDRVVMDEMFRVGDIVRGTVISLGDQSFYYLTTARNDLGVVMARSEAGNMMFPVSWKEMRDSVTGQAEMRKVARPF, from the coding sequence ATGGCAAGCACACTCCCAGCCCTGGCCATTCCAGGCCAACGTCTGGGCCCAGTGACCTCCTACTCCGCCGGTCCAGGCACACACGTACAACAATCCAATGTCTACGCCTCCATCGCCGGCCCAGTCGTCGTCGAACCAGCGCACCCTGGCTCCAAAGGCAAAGCTACTCTAAGCGTTTCTCGCTCGATCAGGGCTCCTGGAACAGGCAATGCCTCCAAACCCGTAACCACAGCACCCGGCGCCAAACCAGCGGCAACTTCCGCTACCCCCAAGCCCAAAGTGAAATATAACACCCTCCCCGCAGTCGATTCGGTGGTGCTGGCGCGCGTGACGAGGGTCCAGAAACGTCAGGCTACGGTGTCTATCCTCGTTGTGTTGGATGAATCGGGCAGCACCCAGGGTGTCACCCCCTCACAGACAACGTCCGATAACGACAACATCGAGGCGATTctctcctccgccgccaaTCCCGAGAACCATAGCAGTTCCGACGAGCTCCGCTTCCAGGCTCTTATTCGGAAGGAAGATGTGCGTGCTGTTGAGAAAGACCGCGTCGTTATGGACGAGATGTTCCGCGTTGGTGATATTGTCCGTGGAACCGTTATCTCCCTCGGTGATCAGAGTTTCTACTATTTGACTACTGCGCGCAACGATCTGGGCGTTGTTATGGCTCGTAGCGAGGCAGGCAATATGATGTTCCCCGTTAGTTGGAAGGAAATGAGGGATTCTGTCACCGGTCAGGcggagatgaggaaggtaGCGAGACCGTTTTGA